A genomic window from Silene latifolia isolate original U9 population chromosome Y, ASM4854445v1, whole genome shotgun sequence includes:
- the LOC141629316 gene encoding uncharacterized protein LOC141629316, translating to MCRKKATSVPVTKPSKPGPKPGEKVWRPVQRPSQPVPLSKPAIQKPPAPFGGPTYHNDAHIPTVTVIQQITRQEHHTLRSDVSPAKSYAQALSPTKQSRSHWHGIDNNSFHTGGRIWIIWIPHLFNVTTLHQSAQAITVQVTKLSTGDCFIFTVVYGFNDDGDRMSLCHDLKYVHDNFPGPWGICGDFNNVLHYNERIGREVTASSEIMKFRDCVQYCDLIDIQGRGLFIPGTISKCLGLDTTLELIDFLLIQSGWIYILLHMLTFSLKGSLMYQVVTKLKKLKKPLKELNRNHFSDVDKAVGVAQALLEDIQLQIQSTPNDHSLIEAELAAADSLRHLCKVQHSFLSQKAKVEWLANGDDNTQFFHNPIRARQVHNSVSCIKGTDGILYSNPTDIENAFLNYYKDLLGTSLPTAPVHAPTVRTGRLVTPAHHAILLAPITAAKVKDGMFSIASSKSPGPDGYSSQFFKDTWGTVGDDIIAAVKDFFTSEKLLRELNTTNLTLIPKMTNPTSMLDFRPIACCNTVYKCLSKVLCQRLSKILPKIINESQGGFIKGRNIVENVLICQDLVRLYNRKAASPRCLIKIDLRKAYDSVEWGFLEQIMEALQFPKKFIHLIMLCVTSPSYTLAVNGTSFGFFQGKRELKQGDPLSPILFTLCMEYLSRILGVVAQQEDFRFQPLCGHLRLNHLLFADDLLLFCKGNEQSIMWMLRSFANFSAASGLSLNKRKSEIYFNGVTSSIVKDILQVSGFYRGTLPFKYLGVPISAKKLTKHEGMKLTDRIVARIRGWGTRHLSYADRLTLVTSVLTTLHSYWASIFLIPSAIINRITSICRNILWSGSSEYQKTPSINWDTCCLPKEEGGLGIKDAKCWNKALLGKYAWCWSWRKITHTMQFFHQAYTGSKWLNADAPYTVQTGYHWLRLKAPKVEWRHICWNQLNVPKYSFIFWSIMHSRLLTKDRLIRMGINTDPICDVCRLHAEDHHHMFYSCEYALACSRLLQKALRITVPGSGLVHWFSRARRSKFQSRYIGACYVGMFYYIWRVKNEARIDHYIRAPAQVVQLILSEVHSRFTRRNCNKLKHSDMDWIHSLR from the exons ATGTGCAGGAAAAAAGCCACTTCTGTACCTGTCACTAAGCCTTCCAAACCTGGTCCTAAGCCAGGGGAAAAGGTTTGGAGACCTGTCCAGAGGCCTTCTCAGCCTGTGCCTCTTTCTAAGCCTGCAATTCAGAAGCCTCCAGCACCATTTGGGGGTCCTACTTACCATAATGATGCTCATATTCCTACTGTCACTGTCATTCAGCAGATTACAAGGCAAGAACATCATACTTTAAGGAGTGATGTTTCTCCTGCTAAATCTTATGCTCAAGCACTCAGTCCTACAAAGCAGTCAA GGTCTCATTGGCATGGTATCGATAATAATAGTTTTCATACTGGTGGGAGAATTTGGATTATATGGATTCCTCATCTTTTTAATGTTACTACTTTGCATCAATCAGCTCAAGCTATTACTGTTCAGGTGACTAAACTGTCTACTGGTGACTGTTTCATTTTCACTGTTGTGTATGGTTTTAATGATGATGGAGATAGGATGTCTCTCTGTCATGATCTGAAATATGTACATGATAATTTTCCTGGCCCATGGGGGATATGTGGGGACTTCAATAATGTTTTACATTATAATGAGAGGATTGGAAGAGAGGTTACTGCTTCTTCTGAGATTATGAAGTTTAGAGATTGTGTCCAGTATTGTGACCTGATTGATATTCAAGGGAGGGGGCTTTTTATACCTGGAACAATAAGCAAGTGCCTGGGGCTAGACACTACTCTAGAATTGATAGATTTCTTGTTAATTCAGAGTGGATGGATCTATATCCTCTTGCATATGCTTACTTTCTCCCTGAAG GGCTCTCTTATGTATCAGGTTGTGACTAAGCTGAAAAAGTTAAAGAAGCCACTTAAAGAGTTGAACAGGAATCATTTTTCTGATGTTGATAAAGCAGTGGGTGTGGCCCAGGCCCTTTTAGAAGATATTCAACTTCAGATCCAGAGCACACCAAATGATCACTCTTTGATAGAGGCTGAATTGGCTGCTGCAGACTCTTTGAGGCACCTGTGTAAAGTTCAACATAGTTTTCTGTCCCAGAAGGCTAAAGTTGAGTGGCTAGCTAATGGGGATGATAACACTCAATTTTTCCATAATCCAATTAGAGCTAGGCAGGTCCATAATAGTGTGAGTTGCATTAAAGGGACTGATGGGATCCTATATAGTAATCCTACTGATATTGAAAATGCTTTCCTGAATTATTATAAGGACCTTCTGGGTACAAGTCTTCCTACTGCTCCTGTTCATGCTCCTACTGTTAGGACTGGAAGACTGGTTACCCCTGCTCATCATGCTATCCTTTTGGCTCCCATTACAGCTGCTAAGGTAAAAGACGGTATGTTCTCCATTGCTTCCTCTAAATCTCCTGGCCCTGATGGTTACTCAAGTCAGTTCTTTAAGGACACTTGGGGAACTGTGGGAGATGATATTATTGCTGCTGTCAAAGATTTTTTCACTTCTGAGAAACTTCTTAGAGAGCTTAACACTACAAATCTTACTCTTATTCCAAAGATGACTAACCCCACTAGTATGCTTGATTTCAGACCTATTGCATGCTGCAATACTGTCTATAAATGCCTTTCTAAGGTGTTGTGCCAAAGACTCAGTAAGATTCTTCCTAAAATTATTAATGAGAGTCAAGGGGGGTTTATCAAAGGGAGAAATATAGTGGAAAATGTCTTGATTTGTCAGGATTTAGTCAGACTTTATAATAGGAAAGCTGCTTCACCTCGTTGCTTGATTAAAATTGATCTTAGGAAAGCTTATGACTCTGTGGAATGGGGTTTCTTGGAGCAAATTATGGAGGCTTTGCAATTTCCTAAGAAATTTATCCATTTGATTATGTTGTGTGTTACCTCCCCTTCTTATACACTGGCTGTGAATGGTACTTCTTTTGGATTTTTCCAAGGGAAAAGAGAACTCAAACAAGGAGACCCCCTCTCTCCTATCCTCTTTACCCTATGTATGGAGTATCTTTCTAGAATCTTGGGTGTGGTAGCACAGCAGGAAGACTTTAGATTCCAGCCTCTGTGTGGGCATCTTAGGCTAAACCACTTACTCTTTGCTGATGATTTATTACTTTTTTGTAAGGGTAATGAACAGTCTATTATGTGGATGCTTAGAAGTTTTGCCAACTTTTCTGCTGCCTCTGGTTTATCTCTAAACAAAAGAAAGTCTGAGATTTATTTTAATGGGGTGACTTCTTCTATAGTGAAAGATATTCTCCAAGTTTCTGGCTTCTATAGGGGGACACTACCTTTTAAATACTTAGGGGTGCCCATATCTGCAAAAAAGTTGACTAAGCATGAGGGTATGAAATTGACTGATAGGATAGTGGCCAGAATTAGAGGATGGGGGACCAGGCATTTATCTTATGCAGACAGGCTCACCTTGGTTACATCTGTTCTCACTACTCTTCACTCTTATTGGGCTTCTATATTTCTGATTCCTAGTGCTATAATCAATAGAATCACTTCTATTTGCAGAAATATTTTGTGGTCTGGATCTTCTGAGTATCAAAAAACTCCTTCTATCAATTGGGACACTTGCTGTCTGCCTAAAGAGGAAGGTGGTTTGGGTATTAAAGATGCTAAGTGTTGGAATAAAGCTTTACTTGGGAAATATGCTTGGTG CTGGTCATGGAGGAAAATTACTCACACCATGCAATTTTTTCACCAAGCATACACTGGATCAAAATGGCTGAATGCTGATGCTCCTTACACTGTCCAAACTGGTTATCATTGGCTCAGACTTAAAGCACCAAAGGTTGAGTGGAGGCATATTTGTTGGAATCAGCTGAATGTGCCTAAATACTCCTTCATTTTCTGGTCAATTATGCATTCTCGTCTTCTGACTAAGGATAGGCTGATAAGGATGGGGATTAACACTGATCCCATATGTGATGTTTGTAGACTCCATGCTGAGGACCATCACCATATGTTTTATTCTTGTGAGTATGCTCTTGCCTGCAGCAGACTTCTCCAAAAAGCCTTGAGGATTACTGTTCCTGGATCTGGCCTTGTTCACTGGTTTTCAAGAGCAAGGAGGTCAAAGTTCCAAAGCAGGTATATTGGAGCTTGCTATGTTGGTATGTTTTACTATATCTGGAGGGTTAAGAATGAAGCTCGAATTGATCATTACATAAGGGCACCTGCTCAGGTGGTACAACTCATATTGTCTGAAGTGCACTCTCGGTTTACCAGAAGAAATTGCAACAAGTTGAAGCACAGTGATATGGACTGGATTCATAGCCTTCGTTAG